The Candidatus Thorarchaeota archaeon genome contains a region encoding:
- a CDS encoding ABC transporter ATP-binding protein, which yields MVRVEVEGMVRRFADGTRIGPIDLTVEDGELMCLLGPSGSGKSTTLRMIAGFISAESGHVKFDGRDMAGVPPRARGIGMVFQWHALFPNMSVMENIAFGPDIAGWTESQIRERVLELSDMLEIRHLLGRRVRELSGGEQQRVSLARALATRPSLLLLDEPLSSLDLVLRERLQSEIRSIQKRLGVTTVYVTHSQEEAFAIADRVAVLNEGVVLQTGTPRQIYDMPSSAFVASFVGRGNLLDAVVLEDYKNGRLSVEVCGGVFQAIGSGAVGTRVTVTIKPEDVIITARDDPHGLPARVVALTCGLGMTRALLDINGIRVTSLTAQRELPHLSEDAHVNVQLRDGSLRVVSKPS from the coding sequence ATGGTGAGAGTGGAGGTCGAGGGGATGGTTCGCAGGTTCGCCGATGGGACTCGAATAGGCCCCATCGACCTGACAGTGGAGGATGGTGAGCTCATGTGTCTGCTGGGCCCGAGCGGTTCCGGAAAGTCCACAACACTGCGCATGATAGCGGGCTTCATCTCAGCAGAGAGTGGACACGTAAAGTTTGATGGCAGAGACATGGCGGGCGTCCCTCCTCGTGCCAGAGGGATTGGGATGGTGTTTCAGTGGCATGCACTCTTCCCCAACATGTCCGTGATGGAGAACATCGCATTCGGTCCGGACATTGCAGGATGGACAGAGTCACAGATACGTGAACGTGTGCTCGAACTCTCCGACATGCTTGAAATAAGACATCTCCTCGGTCGGCGGGTACGAGAGCTCAGCGGAGGCGAGCAGCAGCGTGTGTCCCTCGCAAGAGCCCTTGCTACAAGGCCAAGTCTTCTGCTTCTGGACGAGCCACTGTCCTCACTTGACTTGGTCCTTCGAGAGAGGCTCCAGTCCGAGATTAGATCAATACAGAAGAGGCTAGGGGTCACGACCGTATACGTGACCCACAGTCAAGAGGAGGCGTTCGCCATCGCAGACCGGGTGGCAGTCCTTAACGAGGGGGTTGTCCTCCAGACAGGCACGCCCAGACAGATTTACGACATGCCTTCGAGTGCGTTTGTTGCCTCCTTCGTCGGAAGAGGCAATCTGCTGGATGCGGTTGTGCTGGAGGATTACAAGAATGGCCGATTGAGCGTCGAAGTATGCGGGGGGGTCTTTCAAGCCATCGGCAGCGGAGCTGTAGGAACGAGAGTGACGGTGACCATCAAGCCTGAAGACGTGATAATCACCGCCCGAGACGACCCACACGGACTGCCAGCCAGAGTCGTTGCACTGACATGTGGACTAGGAATGACTCGTGCGCTGCTTGACATCAACGGCATCAGAGTGACGAGTCTGACGGCCCAGAGAGAACTGCCGCATCTCTCCGAAGACGCACATGTCAACGTACAACTAAGAGATGGGTCGTTGAGAGTCGTCAGTAAGCCATCATGA
- a CDS encoding iron ABC transporter permease has protein sequence MRPTHTAQWVLVIPLTVLVVFILYPVAYVTFAGLVPQWPLSLTDTLGSVVTHRTLQFTFAQALVSTALTLAIGLPGAFILARLDFRAKSLVRATIIVPFVLPPIAVVIGFLRMFGAYGIVDSALGAILGTTSSVINLASGPLGIVLAHAFYNIPIVLLVISSSLQRLPPELEDVAEALGASPLQRLRRIVLPHISHSLMASSLLVFLFCFLSFPIVLALGEGNFMTVEVQIWNAFRTFDYPEASALVLMQAFVTTSIAVAYSYATRNEQQAMTVGSIRTVHLSDLTLPQRTLVVLYSAAIVVLVAGPVVSTFHSAVYDSVRRTYTLEGLQNLLVFGTGGGLLPLINSLFYASISTLFAVLLAFPLAYVRRGRTSRSGTLASALVMLPLGVSSITVAYGLMQAIAVPLGLGQNPWLLIVFAQTIVGLPFTTRSIEIALLAMEPDIMDQADLLGASRLQKLFFVELPILAPGIAVGAAFAFAMAIGEMSATLFIALPQNITLSVAVYQYLGVRKFVHAGAAALVLVMCCITAFVLIERVAGVEKVSRF, from the coding sequence TTGCGACCAACACATACAGCACAGTGGGTGCTAGTCATCCCGTTGACCGTGTTGGTCGTCTTCATCCTCTATCCTGTCGCGTACGTGACCTTTGCTGGGCTGGTTCCACAGTGGCCATTATCACTCACAGACACCCTCGGGTCAGTTGTAACTCACAGGACCCTGCAGTTCACATTTGCTCAGGCACTCGTGAGTACAGCACTCACACTTGCCATCGGCCTGCCGGGCGCGTTCATCCTTGCTCGTCTCGACTTCCGCGCAAAGTCGCTGGTGCGTGCAACTATCATAGTCCCCTTCGTTCTGCCCCCGATTGCAGTGGTAATAGGCTTTCTCAGGATGTTCGGAGCATACGGTATAGTTGACTCAGCTCTTGGGGCCATATTGGGCACTACTTCGTCCGTGATCAACCTTGCATCAGGTCCTCTTGGCATAGTGCTCGCCCACGCCTTCTACAACATCCCAATAGTCCTGCTGGTAATCTCCTCATCTCTTCAAAGGTTGCCCCCCGAGCTGGAGGATGTCGCTGAGGCACTGGGCGCATCGCCACTTCAGAGGCTTAGGCGGATAGTACTGCCACACATATCACACTCGCTCATGGCATCCTCACTCCTAGTCTTTCTATTCTGTTTCCTGTCTTTCCCCATTGTGCTCGCACTGGGAGAGGGCAACTTCATGACAGTCGAGGTTCAGATATGGAACGCATTCAGAACGTTCGACTATCCAGAGGCCAGTGCGCTAGTGCTGATGCAGGCTTTCGTGACCACCAGCATCGCAGTGGCCTATTCCTATGCGACAAGGAACGAGCAGCAGGCAATGACTGTGGGCTCAATCAGGACCGTGCACCTGTCAGACTTGACCCTACCACAGAGAACGCTTGTTGTACTCTACTCAGCAGCGATAGTCGTGCTGGTTGCTGGTCCAGTCGTTTCAACGTTTCACTCCGCAGTGTACGACTCAGTCCGGAGGACATATACACTCGAAGGGCTTCAGAATCTGCTGGTGTTCGGTACTGGAGGAGGTCTGCTCCCGCTCATCAACTCCCTGTTCTATGCATCCATCTCCACGCTGTTCGCAGTACTGCTGGCATTCCCGCTTGCGTATGTGCGAAGGGGGAGGACATCACGCTCCGGCACCCTCGCGTCTGCACTAGTGATGTTACCGCTTGGAGTGTCCTCAATCACGGTCGCCTACGGTCTGATGCAGGCCATTGCAGTACCACTAGGTCTGGGCCAGAACCCTTGGCTTCTGATAGTCTTCGCCCAGACAATTGTGGGTCTGCCCTTCACGACGAGGTCGATAGAAATAGCGCTGTTGGCAATGGAGCCAGACATCATGGACCAAGCTGACCTCCTTGGCGCATCTCGGCTGCAGAAGCTGTTCTTTGTGGAACTTCCCATACTGGCACCCGGTATTGCCGTGGGAGCCGCATTCGCTTTCGCCATGGCCATCGGAGAGATGTCTGCCACGCTCTTCATAGCACTCCCGCAGAACATCACACTGTCCGTTGCGGTGTATCAGTATCTCGGTGTACGCAAATTCGTCCATGCAGGCGCAGCAGCTCTGGTGTTGGTGATGTGCTGCATTACAGCGTTCGTATTGATTGAGAGAGTCGCAGGGGTCGAGAAGGTGAGCCGTTTCTAA
- a CDS encoding thiamine ABC transporter substrate-binding protein yields the protein MSIPQYTKRRDPRITVGAIVAVIIIAVAGFAIWSWPKHKMYVYTYDSFMAWGDDPSTIDERVFGQFELTHGVDIEIVRLQTDASGIVARLNAEASKPVADVVIGIDNVLVMQEAARAVLEPYNATGVELIDTRLVNALSPDHYLTPFDFGIIAVVYSLADMNTTTHPVLANLTFEALAAPDMASALVTENPHLSSPGLAFMLSQIAAYEKILGKDWTEWWTQVKSKIDVQQGWSEAWSKWDDDPTRHMLVSYGTDPAYSAYYTGSAPNIGVAPFVYNNSSYAWLQVEGVGVVKNGPNPGLARAFVDYCLTLPVQQQIALNQWMFPVSPGVTLPEAFQYALHPEDVTDLNQYLSATEIRANLTQWLDEWDIIMTQ from the coding sequence ATGAGCATCCCACAGTACACCAAGAGACGAGACCCACGGATCACAGTGGGGGCTATTGTTGCAGTGATCATAATTGCAGTGGCCGGTTTTGCAATCTGGTCATGGCCCAAGCACAAGATGTATGTCTACACCTATGACAGCTTCATGGCATGGGGAGACGACCCGAGCACAATCGATGAGCGCGTCTTCGGTCAATTTGAGCTGACACATGGGGTGGACATAGAGATAGTCAGACTGCAGACGGATGCCAGTGGCATTGTGGCACGTTTGAATGCTGAGGCTTCGAAACCGGTGGCGGACGTCGTGATAGGGATTGACAACGTGCTTGTGATGCAGGAGGCCGCAAGGGCAGTCCTCGAACCGTACAATGCGACAGGTGTTGAGCTGATAGACACCAGACTGGTGAACGCACTGAGTCCGGATCACTATCTGACTCCATTCGACTTTGGCATAATTGCAGTCGTATACTCTCTTGCCGACATGAACACCACAACCCACCCTGTTCTTGCTAACCTGACCTTTGAAGCACTGGCCGCTCCTGATATGGCGTCTGCACTCGTGACAGAGAACCCACACCTGAGCAGCCCGGGTCTGGCCTTCATGCTCAGTCAGATTGCAGCATATGAAAAGATACTTGGGAAGGATTGGACTGAATGGTGGACTCAGGTGAAATCAAAGATAGACGTTCAACAGGGCTGGTCAGAAGCATGGTCCAAGTGGGATGACGACCCAACAAGACATATGCTTGTGTCATACGGCACCGACCCAGCCTACTCCGCATACTACACGGGGTCAGCGCCCAACATTGGAGTCGCTCCGTTTGTATACAACAACAGCAGTTACGCTTGGCTTCAGGTCGAGGGAGTTGGAGTTGTGAAGAACGGTCCGAACCCGGGACTGGCAAGGGCATTCGTAGACTACTGCCTGACTCTGCCGGTACAACAGCAGATAGCACTCAACCAGTGGATGTTCCCTGTCAGTCCGGGGGTCACGCTGCCGGAAGCGTTCCAATATGCGCTGCACCCAGAGGATGTCACTGACCTGAATCAGTACTTGTCAGCGACAGAGATACGTGCCAACCTCACTCAATGGCTCGACGAGTGGGACATCATCATGACTCAATGA
- a CDS encoding GNAT family N-acetyltransferase, with protein MKPSPQIRNGQMDDCRDLLTVYQTTRRLRMADATVEDVKTAHRGPLFRKWGWLVALQDGRAIAEIVFRTERSDAYGKLGIITSIDVDVRYQRRGIGSLLTKAAEEVLRSKGVSRVLVDSTPESYNFWMRQGYFSRGSLFELSADLRSLRRGGPRALSMTRLEDSERLPACLELHNLAPPGLLSKTAGAILGGRCRGEVFEFRYEGELVGAGAFAVENDDTASFVADAFNGGSAQLGFIACRTARAASTAGIRRVRTVVSRDLIPEYETLASWTVTPSSIMPAVKIL; from the coding sequence ATGAAACCGTCACCTCAGATCCGGAATGGCCAGATGGATGACTGTAGGGACCTCCTGACAGTATATCAGACAACGAGACGACTGCGCATGGCGGACGCCACAGTGGAGGATGTGAAGACAGCTCACCGAGGGCCGCTCTTCAGAAAGTGGGGCTGGCTTGTGGCTTTGCAGGACGGACGCGCAATAGCTGAGATTGTCTTCCGGACTGAGAGGAGTGACGCATATGGCAAATTGGGAATCATCACAAGCATAGATGTGGACGTCAGGTATCAGAGAAGAGGCATTGGCTCCCTCCTGACCAAGGCCGCCGAGGAAGTTCTTAGAAGCAAGGGGGTGTCCCGTGTCCTTGTTGACTCCACTCCTGAGTCCTACAACTTCTGGATGCGGCAGGGGTACTTCAGCAGAGGCTCACTGTTTGAACTGAGTGCCGACTTACGGAGTCTGAGAAGAGGTGGTCCCAGAGCACTCAGCATGACGAGACTGGAGGATTCTGAGCGGTTGCCAGCGTGTCTGGAACTCCACAATCTCGCGCCTCCCGGCCTGCTGTCCAAGACAGCAGGAGCGATACTAGGAGGACGGTGCAGGGGGGAGGTCTTTGAGTTTCGTTACGAGGGTGAGCTCGTAGGCGCCGGTGCATTCGCGGTTGAAAACGATGACACGGCTTCATTTGTTGCGGATGCCTTTAATGGCGGGTCGGCTCAGTTGGGTTTCATTGCGTGTCGAACTGCGCGAGCTGCAAGTACGGCTGGAATCAGACGAGTCAGGACCGTTGTGTCACGAGATCTCATTCCTGAGTACGAGACACTTGCTAGTTGGACCGTCACGCCATCAAGCATCATGCCCGCCGTCAAGATTCTGTAG